The sequence GATACAATGCGTTTGCTCATTAGCCAGATGGAGCAACGCCTGCAAAAAATCCATCTGGGTGGCGGAAAAGCGCGGACCGAAAAATTAAAGGAACAAGGTAAAATGTCTGCCCGTGAAAGGATTGATTTTTTACTGGATAAAGATACTCCACGTTTCGAAATGGGTGCTTTTGCCGGCTATGAAATGTATGCTGAACACGGTGGTTGTCCTGGAGGCGGTGTGGTTATTGTGATTGGTTATGTGAGTGGAAAACAGTGTATCGTTGTTGCCAATGATGCTACCGTAAAAGCTGGTGCATGGTTTCCAATAACGGGAAAGAAAAATTTACGCGCACAGGAAATTGCTATGGAGAACCGTTTACCCATCATTTATTTGGTAGACAGTGCCGGCGTTTATTTGCCACTGCAGGACGAGATCTTTCCGGATAAAGAACATTTTGGGCGTATCTTCCGTAACAACGCGGTAATGAGCAGTATGGGTATATTGCAGATCGCCGCGGTAATGGGAAGCTGTGTAGCCGGAGGTGCTTATCTTCCTATTATGAGCGATGAGGCTATGATTGTAGATAAAACCGGATCTATTTTTCTTGCAGGAAGTTACCTGGTAAAAGCAGCTATTGGTGAACATATTGATAATGAAACTTTAGGCGGAGCAACCACACATTGCGAAATAAGTGGTGTTACCGATTATAAATGCAAAGATGACGCAGATTGCCTTACGCGTATTCGCAATATAATGAGTAAGGTGGGCGATTACGACAAAGCCGGCTTTAACCGCATCGAAGCAGCTCTTCCTAAAAAAGATCCGAAAGAAATTTATGGCATTCTTCCTGATTCCCGCGACAAACAATACGACATGCGTGAAATTATTGAACGTTTTGTAGATAACAGCGAACATGAAGAATACAAAGAATTATATGGTCAAAGTATCATCTGCACCTACGCGCGTGTTGATGGCTGGGCAGTGGGTATAGTAGCCAACCAAAGAAAAATTGTAAAAGGTAAAAAACCGGGCGGAAGTAATGAAATGCAATTTGGAGGCGTAATTTACAGTGATAGTGCCGATAAAGCTGCGCGTTTTA is a genomic window of Sphingobacteriaceae bacterium containing:
- a CDS encoding methylcrotonoyl-CoA carboxylase, producing MDLEFNKNEDTMRLLISQMEQRLQKIHLGGGKARTEKLKEQGKMSARERIDFLLDKDTPRFEMGAFAGYEMYAEHGGCPGGGVVIVIGYVSGKQCIVVANDATVKAGAWFPITGKKNLRAQEIAMENRLPIIYLVDSAGVYLPLQDEIFPDKEHFGRIFRNNAVMSSMGILQIAAVMGSCVAGGAYLPIMSDEAMIVDKTGSIFLAGSYLVKAAIGEHIDNETLGGATTHCEISGVTDYKCKDDADCLTRIRNIMSKVGDYDKAGFNRIEAALPKKDPKEIYGILPDSRDKQYDMREIIERFVDNSEHEEYKELYGQSIICTYARVDGWAVGIVANQRKIVKGKKPGGSNEMQFGGVIYSDSADKAARFIMNCNQKKIPLIFIQDATGFMVGSRSEQGGIIKDGAKLVNAMANSVVPKFTIVVGNSYGAANYAMCGKAYDPRLIVGWPTAKIAVMGGSQAARVLVQIEVASLKANGEEITPEKETELFNKTKDRYDKQTTPYYAASRLWIDAIIDPLETRKVIAMGIEMANHSPITKQYNVGVLQT